TCTCGCAAGTCTCGTGATGCCTGTAGCCGACGTGTACTGTTCAAGACAGCCTCTGCTGCCGCAGCCGCACGTCTCATCTTCTTCGTAATTCACACAGATATGGCCTATCTCTCCGCCGGCGCCGTTCTCTCCTACGATCGGACAGCCGTTGACGATGACGCCTCCTCCTACGCCTGTGCCGAGGGTGACCATGATCATATTCTTCTGCCCCTTGCCTGCCCCGAGCCACATCTCCCCTAGGGCCGCAACATTGGCATCATTTCCTGCCTTAACCTTCAGCCCGGTAAGTTCTCCCATCTCCCGCTTTACTTCTTTATAGCCCCAGCCTAGATTTGCCGTATTCTGAACGATACCGCGGTCGTCTACCGGTGCAGGTATTCCGATCCCGATTCCTGCGATCTGCAGATGCCCTATCTCTTTTTCTTCCATCTTAGACTTCAAGGATGCGGCGACATCAGGAAGTATCGCTTCTCCGCGGTT
This is a stretch of genomic DNA from [Clostridium] hylemonae DSM 15053. It encodes these proteins:
- a CDS encoding ROK family glucokinase; amino-acid sequence: MQYCFGVDIGGTTVKMGLFRTEGTLVEKWEIKTRTENRGEAILPDVAASLKSKMEEKEIGHLQIAGIGIGIPAPVDDRGIVQNTANLGWGYKEVKREMGELTGLKVKAGNDANVAALGEMWLGAGKGQKNMIMVTLGTGVGGGVIVNGCPIVGENGAGGEIGHICVNYEEDETCGCGSRGCLEQYTSATGITRLARRRLEKNSSDTVLKKENLSAKAVFDALKEGDKAAEEIVEEFGTYLGHAMANMAAITDPAVIVIGGGVSKAGDILLKYVEKHFKERAFFANKETKFVLAELGNDAGICGAAKLIIG